The DNA region ATGTCCCGGATGCGGCCCTGGCCGGCAAATTCCCGCTCAAAGAGGTCGCGGTAACTTTTCATCGCCGGGTTGGTCAGCACCGGGGCGCCGGTCTTGGGCAGGGCCGGGAGACTGCCACGGCGGAAGACGGCGGCGGCGTTGATGAGGCCCGAGAGGCGGGTTTGCCGGCGGAGCTGGTCCAGGTGGGCCGGGGCGGAACGGGCGTGGGACCGGTCTGGGGTGTAGGAAAAGTCGATCCCCGCGACGATCAGGGGGCCCGTGGAAAGGCGGCAGGCCAGGGCCAGGGCGCTGAGCCCCACTGAGCCCAGGGGCGGCAGGGTATCCGGGAGCAAGTCTGCGGCTTTAAGCCGGTCAAAGAGGCTGAGCCGGGTCCAGGGGCTTGCAAAAAGGTAGGGCTGGAGGCCCCTTATGTCCCCCGTGACGGGGAGGGCGGACAGGTCCATGGCCACCGGCAGTTCCCAGCCGCCCAGGCCGATAAAGTCCCGGAGGTTCCAGTGCTGGCTTTCCAGGGCCACCGCCAGATCCGGTTGTATGTTCCGCTCCCGTAGGGAAGAAAGGGCGGTGTCCACGCAGACAATCCTGAAGGGCCGGGAACCGCGGTTCCCCAGGCCCGGCTCGGCAGTCAGGGCGTCCAGGACCGGGTCCAGGGAAGGCCCGGCTCCCAGGACCAGGACCGGGTCGGCGCCGAAGCTGAGGGCCGACACGGGCGGCGCCTTTGGGAGCAGGGCCAGGTTCCGCAGGGCATTCCGGGCATAGAGCCGTCCCAGCTTTACCAGGGTCATGGCATTGCCCCAGTCCAGGGCAATGTCCTGGGCCAGGGCTGCCTCCAGGGCTGCGTAGGCTTCGGGGTACAAGTGCCGGCCCCCGGTCAAGCCCAGGGGCGTAAGGCGGCGGAACCTACGGCTGCCCCAGGCCTCCCGGACAAAGCCGCAGAGCAGGGCCGGGTCTGCGGTCCTGACCAGGCGGAGCCGGGGATGGCCCAGCAGGGATTCACCAAAGCTATCTTGGGACAGGCCCATGAGCGCTTCGTCAATTTCCACGCAGAGCACCGCCGAATCGGCGGCCGGTTCAGGGCCGATCCGATCCAGAAGCCTTTGCAGGCCGTAGCCGTACAGGGGGGAGGGGCAGAAGTAGAGGGTACCTTTCGTGTCAGGGAGGGCCGCTACGATACGGTCGGCCAGGGCGGCAGGGTCAATGGTAGAAAGGAGGGTTTTTCCTTTATAGGAAACGGAAAGGCCCCGGCGGGCCGCAAATCGCCGGGGCGTTTCACCGGTCATGTATTATTGCCAGAAGTACTGGGAGAAGACGGGGAAGAAATTATCGTCCAACCTCTTGCTCTGAAGGAAATGGGTGCGCAGCCCTTGCTCGGAATCCTGGCTTACCCAGGGGCCGTAGAAGGTTTTGATGTTTTCCAGCTCATCCCCGTCCTTAACCGTCTCCTCCAAGGGGTAGAGGACAATCACCGTGTCCCCCACAACCAGGGGCTCCGAAGGGGTAAGGAGGGGGGTAAAAAAGGCAGCCTGCCAGAAGGGGGTGTTTTCTTCGGCGCCGGAAAGCTCAGAAACCTGCTGGGAGGCTAGGGTGGCGAAGAGGTTCTCCCCTCCCGTGTCCATGCTGACCCCCCCGTAGTTCAGGGGCACCGGGCCAAAGCCGCGCCGTTCCACCCCCTGCGCCGCAATGGCAGCGTCAAAGCCCAACTCCTGCACAGTACCGCTAAATTCCCGCGCCTTGGCAAAGAGCCAGTCCTCTATGACGCCCCGACGGGTTTCAGTCATGTAGGCGCGGACCTTGTCCAGGCTCCCTGGCTCCTCAGGGTTCAGGGGATAGGGCGCATCCTCGGTGCGGAAGAAGGCCCAGCCGGCAGGAACCTTGACAATGGGGCTGTATTCGCCCGGAGGGGTAGCGATAACCGCCGCCCGTTCCGCCTCATCAGGCACATCGGCGGCCAGTTCGTAGGCCATCCGGATGCCCATGTCCCCGCCCCGGTCGGCAAAACCGTCCTGGGACTGGGTCTGGGCGGCCTCCTCAAAGGTCTGAGAGCCGTTCTTGACCGCAGCAAGCACCTGCTGGGCCTCCCGCTCGCTGGAGGTGATGGTAATCCGGGACAGGTGGAGGGTGCGGAACAGATCCGCCTCCGCCGTAGCAAAGGCAGTCAGCTCCTCAGCAGGGTAGCCGGACAGGGGGAAGAGGGCCATATCGAAACGCCGCAACCTTGCGGCCATATTGCTGAAAAATTCGCTTTCCTGGGACGAAACCCGGAGCCCGGCAATATCCTCCCGGTAATGCCCCTCGGCAATGCTGTCCTGCACCTCTCGCCAGAGGGACATGCGGGATATCCTGTCTATATCCCGGAAGCGGCTCACGGAAAAACGGCCGTTTTCCTGGAACTGGGGCAGCTGGGCTACCTGCTTATCGACCAGAGTCTCCGGGGCTAAGAACCCCGCCCGCTTCATCTCTTGGAGTACCGCAGTGTGGATCACCGTCTCCTCAAAAGCCTGCCGCCAAATCTGGTAGGTGGCAAACTGGTAGT from Treponema primitia ZAS-2 includes:
- a CDS encoding 6-hydroxymethylpterin diphosphokinase MptE-like protein produces the protein MTGETPRRFAARRGLSVSYKGKTLLSTIDPAALADRIVAALPDTKGTLYFCPSPLYGYGLQRLLDRIGPEPAADSAVLCVEIDEALMGLSQDSFGESLLGHPRLRLVRTADPALLCGFVREAWGSRRFRRLTPLGLTGGRHLYPEAYAALEAALAQDIALDWGNAMTLVKLGRLYARNALRNLALLPKAPPVSALSFGADPVLVLGAGPSLDPVLDALTAEPGLGNRGSRPFRIVCVDTALSSLRERNIQPDLAVALESQHWNLRDFIGLGGWELPVAMDLSALPVTGDIRGLQPYLFASPWTRLSLFDRLKAADLLPDTLPPLGSVGLSALALACRLSTGPLIVAGIDFSYTPDRSHARSAPAHLDQLRRQTRLSGLINAAAVFRRGSLPALPKTGAPVLTNPAMKSYRDLFEREFAGQGRIRDIAGSGLPLGLKTLTLGEAFAILTKTVTVTVLTKKVTVTVSDTRAAAFVRGELEALTALRGVLTGEACPAPTEFEALLDYCGYLWAHFPDCAGAEGRRPGGTDIGFLKRVRTEIDPFIKLLELTLRELSAGN
- a CDS encoding peptidylprolyl isomerase gives rise to the protein MAPREKKQLVHEENSTKGEWVRRFKANPFIFIGTIVILIIVIVAFVLVPAIVPSAGGPQVDLVFGSYDKIPISYVPGNFLAQVQDTLARYMQSSITESNYQFATYQIWRQAFEETVIHTAVLQEMKRAGFLAPETLVDKQVAQLPQFQENGRFSVSRFRDIDRISRMSLWREVQDSIAEGHYREDIAGLRVSSQESEFFSNMAARLRRFDMALFPLSGYPAEELTAFATAEADLFRTLHLSRITITSSEREAQQVLAAVKNGSQTFEEAAQTQSQDGFADRGGDMGIRMAYELAADVPDEAERAAVIATPPGEYSPIVKVPAGWAFFRTEDAPYPLNPEEPGSLDKVRAYMTETRRGVIEDWLFAKAREFSGTVQELGFDAAIAAQGVERRGFGPVPLNYGGVSMDTGGENLFATLASQQVSELSGAEENTPFWQAAFFTPLLTPSEPLVVGDTVIVLYPLEETVKDGDELENIKTFYGPWVSQDSEQGLRTHFLQSKRLDDNFFPVFSQYFWQ